One Bifidobacterium crudilactis genomic region harbors:
- a CDS encoding AGE family epimerase/isomerase has translation MTVDRQHDSAAYEFGGTKHLHFLEAVRKDLWDFGRRFPAPQGGSYCLDTLGNPVPAQGIHTWISSRMLHVYALGEIAGHQGSERLVDCALAGLAGILHDDEHGGWYSSINADGTPQADKVCYAHAFVMLAATSATLTCHAGARDVLDESVDVFMERFWDDDEGLAVDTWNADFTQLDTYRGLNANMHTVEAFLALADVLHQEEWRERAGRIVARVLPWAERNHWRIPEHFNKDWEALLEFNDDRKDDQFKPYGATPGHGIEWSRLIAQYALSSLSIADTTRRHLIASATNLFNRAVLDGWASAEGKHPGLSYTTDWEGVTVVGDRMHWTLAEGVNAAATLYAATGDERYAQWYQCFWNYIDEFVMDHTHGSWFHQLDAQNTVIGTVWPGKPDLYHALQATFIPQLSPALSVLPALKSQLEEMAW, from the coding sequence ATGACAGTTGACCGGCAACACGATTCTGCGGCCTATGAGTTCGGCGGCACCAAGCATCTGCACTTCCTGGAAGCCGTTCGAAAGGACCTTTGGGATTTCGGTCGTCGCTTTCCGGCCCCACAGGGTGGCTCGTACTGTTTGGACACCCTTGGAAACCCTGTTCCCGCGCAGGGAATACACACCTGGATATCCAGCCGGATGCTCCATGTGTATGCACTTGGCGAAATAGCCGGGCATCAAGGCAGTGAGAGACTTGTCGACTGCGCACTTGCCGGGCTGGCCGGCATACTCCATGACGATGAACACGGCGGATGGTATTCGTCAATCAACGCTGACGGCACGCCACAAGCCGACAAAGTCTGCTACGCACACGCTTTCGTGATGCTGGCAGCCACATCGGCGACGCTGACATGCCATGCAGGTGCTCGGGATGTGCTCGACGAATCAGTCGACGTATTCATGGAACGGTTCTGGGACGACGATGAAGGGCTGGCCGTCGATACCTGGAATGCGGACTTCACCCAACTGGATACTTATCGTGGGCTTAACGCGAATATGCACACCGTCGAAGCGTTTCTGGCGCTCGCGGATGTCTTGCATCAGGAGGAATGGCGTGAACGAGCGGGAAGAATCGTCGCCAGGGTCTTGCCTTGGGCGGAAAGGAACCATTGGCGGATTCCCGAACATTTCAACAAGGATTGGGAAGCTCTGCTGGAATTCAATGACGACAGGAAGGACGATCAGTTCAAACCCTATGGGGCAACTCCGGGGCATGGCATCGAATGGTCGAGGCTCATCGCGCAATACGCCTTGAGCAGTTTGAGCATCGCCGACACCACCCGACGGCATCTGATAGCCAGCGCGACGAATCTCTTCAATAGGGCGGTCCTTGACGGCTGGGCGAGTGCGGAGGGCAAACATCCCGGGTTGAGCTACACCACTGATTGGGAAGGCGTCACCGTGGTGGGCGACCGCATGCATTGGACGCTGGCCGAGGGTGTCAACGCTGCGGCCACGCTGTACGCCGCCACGGGGGACGAGCGCTACGCGCAGTGGTATCAATGCTTCTGGAACTATATCGACGAGTTTGTGATGGACCACACCCACGGCTCCTGGTTCCACCAACTGGATGCGCAGAATACCGTAATCGGTACCGTCTGGCCAGGCAAACCCGACCTGTATCATGCTCTTCAGGCGACGTTCATACCGCAACTCAGTCCCGCATTGTCGGTGCTGCCAGCGCTGAAATCGCAACTGGAAGAGATGGCATGGTAG
- a CDS encoding ECF transporter S component, producing the protein MTITKSQHPYSRPSGSLQWRPMDIAVSSAIGVACGLVFWGFNYVSAWLFPMLAAILPGLGSIFHAVWYFSGPLALLIIRKPGAAIFVNLVGSAVEMLLGNQFSFGFVFLSGALQGLSAEIAFAIFLYRRWTLSITMLSGFLVAIEYGFYLLFFQYQGVALISPRGIIHMTCEIIGGILIGGVMSWYLYLAIAKTGALDKFASGRAVRGISD; encoded by the coding sequence ATGACCATAACCAAATCTCAACACCCATATTCCAGACCATCCGGTTCCCTGCAATGGAGACCAATGGACATAGCGGTTTCATCTGCGATAGGAGTGGCCTGCGGACTGGTGTTCTGGGGATTCAACTATGTTTCCGCATGGCTGTTCCCCATGCTTGCCGCCATACTTCCAGGCCTGGGCAGCATATTCCACGCGGTCTGGTATTTCTCCGGCCCGTTGGCCCTGTTGATTATTCGCAAGCCGGGCGCCGCGATATTCGTCAATCTGGTGGGCAGCGCCGTAGAAATGCTTCTCGGGAACCAGTTCTCATTCGGATTCGTCTTCCTTTCGGGGGCCTTGCAAGGATTGAGTGCCGAAATCGCATTCGCGATATTCCTCTATCGACGTTGGACGCTGAGCATCACCATGCTGTCCGGATTCCTGGTCGCCATCGAATACGGCTTCTACCTGCTGTTCTTCCAATATCAGGGCGTCGCGCTCATCAGCCCGCGTGGCATCATCCACATGACCTGCGAAATCATAGGCGGCATACTCATCGGCGGCGTGATGAGCTGGTACCTCTATCTGGCCATCGCCAAGACGGGCGCACTCGATAAGTTCGCCTCGGGTCGCGCGGTACGCGGCATCAGCGACTGA
- a CDS encoding MraY family glycosyltransferase yields the protein MRVYLFIAAIAGGATWLVTPLIRHVAIRIGAVGEVRSRDVHTVPTPRMGGVAMMVGYVVAMLFASHLPFISGLFAASNQAWVILGGAVLICLLGVADDLWDLDWMLKLGGQLLISVLVSWGGVQIISLPLGSLVTASPSLSMAITAFLIVASINAVNFVDGLDGLASGIVAIGGIAFAVYSYIIARTSPSYASMATLIDVALVGICVGFILHNWHPAKLFMGDSGSMLLGYLITCASIVMTGRLDPVSIHTSIYLPVFMPILLPILVLFLPVLDMLLAVVRRVSHGQSPMHPDRMHLHHRMLKIGHSVQSAVLILWGWAALIAFGSIMILFFEAEYVAIGFVIACIALTVVTLYPYYRRRIPEIRAENAALAAAKRREHAHHAQSQEAKVEIDASMAARQTRNEEGHVGSVTWDSRQPDSLTSDSPGRDATSHRHARDDFDDDARHGNHDDTVKQD from the coding sequence ATGAGGGTATATCTGTTTATCGCCGCCATAGCGGGTGGAGCCACTTGGCTGGTCACCCCGCTGATTCGACATGTGGCGATTCGCATCGGTGCTGTGGGAGAGGTGCGTTCGAGGGACGTCCACACGGTGCCGACGCCACGTATGGGCGGAGTGGCGATGATGGTCGGTTATGTCGTAGCCATGCTCTTCGCCAGCCACTTGCCCTTTATCTCGGGGTTATTCGCGGCTAGTAACCAGGCGTGGGTAATTCTCGGAGGTGCGGTGCTGATTTGTCTGCTTGGCGTTGCAGACGATTTGTGGGATTTGGATTGGATGCTGAAGCTTGGCGGTCAGCTGCTCATATCGGTTCTGGTGTCTTGGGGAGGTGTGCAAATCATCTCCTTGCCCCTCGGCTCCCTGGTAACGGCTTCCCCGAGCCTGTCGATGGCGATTACCGCCTTTCTTATCGTCGCTTCAATCAACGCCGTCAACTTCGTCGACGGTCTGGATGGTCTCGCATCCGGTATCGTCGCCATCGGCGGCATCGCCTTCGCCGTATATTCGTACATCATCGCGAGAACTTCTCCGAGCTATGCCTCCATGGCCACACTCATCGACGTGGCGTTGGTCGGTATCTGCGTGGGCTTCATCCTGCACAACTGGCATCCGGCGAAGCTCTTTATGGGAGACTCGGGTTCGATGCTGCTCGGGTATCTCATCACCTGTGCTTCCATTGTGATGACCGGACGACTCGACCCGGTTTCCATCCACACGAGCATCTATCTGCCGGTGTTCATGCCCATACTGTTGCCTATCCTGGTGCTGTTCCTCCCTGTTCTCGACATGCTGCTCGCTGTGGTCCGCAGGGTGAGCCATGGGCAATCGCCGATGCATCCCGACAGGATGCATCTTCACCATCGCATGCTGAAAATCGGCCACTCGGTGCAGTCCGCAGTGCTCATTCTGTGGGGGTGGGCCGCCCTGATAGCCTTCGGGTCGATTATGATTCTCTTCTTCGAAGCGGAATATGTGGCCATAGGGTTCGTCATTGCCTGCATCGCACTGACCGTCGTCACCTTGTATCCCTACTATCGCAGGCGCATTCCGGAGATACGAGCCGAGAACGCGGCTTTGGCGGCTGCAAAGCGTCGAGAACATGCTCATCATGCCCAATCCCAGGAAGCCAAAGTCGAAATCGATGCTTCGATGGCGGCAAGGCAAACTCGGAACGAAGAGGGGCATGTGGGTTCCGTGACGTGGGATTCACGACAGCCGGATTCGCTAACGTCGGATTCACCAGGTCGGGATGCGACGTCGCATCGCCATGCCCGTGACGATTTCGATGACGACGCCCGTCACGGCAACCACGACGATACCGTGAAGCAGGACTGA
- the prfA gene encoding peptide chain release factor 1 has product MPSDEQFPAAATALSEYQRIEQQMSDPAVASDPNAMRKLGRRHAELGSIVTVYREYQHLMNDLEAAQEMASEDSDFAEEAKRLETRLPEVTERLRTALIPRDPDDSRNTIMEIKAGSGGEEAALFAGDLLRMYTRYTEKRGWSTEVMNENTTELGGIKDIQLAIRAKGNVAPEDGVWASLKYEGGVHRVQRIPVTESQGRIQTSAAGVIVFPEAEDDDDEIDIDAKDLKIDIFMSSGPGGQSVNTTYSAVRMTHIPTGIVVSMQDQKSQIQNRQAALRVLKSRLLAMKHEQDAAEAADMRHSQVRSLDRSERIRTYNFPENRIVDHRTGYKAYNLDQVLDGDLQEVINSDIAADEAERLEKQR; this is encoded by the coding sequence GTGCCATCCGATGAACAATTTCCCGCCGCTGCCACGGCGCTGAGTGAGTATCAGCGCATCGAACAGCAGATGAGCGACCCTGCGGTCGCCTCCGATCCGAATGCCATGCGCAAACTCGGTCGCCGTCATGCGGAACTTGGTTCCATCGTCACGGTCTACCGCGAGTACCAGCACTTGATGAACGATCTTGAAGCCGCTCAGGAGATGGCCTCGGAGGACAGCGACTTCGCCGAGGAAGCCAAACGATTGGAGACCAGGCTTCCCGAAGTCACCGAGCGACTTCGCACCGCGCTGATTCCGCGTGACCCGGATGACTCGCGTAACACCATCATGGAAATCAAGGCGGGCAGCGGCGGCGAAGAGGCCGCATTGTTCGCGGGCGACCTGCTGCGCATGTATACGCGATACACCGAGAAGCGCGGCTGGTCGACGGAAGTGATGAACGAGAACACCACCGAGCTCGGCGGCATCAAGGACATTCAGCTCGCCATCCGCGCGAAGGGCAACGTCGCCCCCGAAGACGGGGTGTGGGCAAGCCTGAAGTACGAGGGCGGCGTGCACCGCGTGCAGCGCATCCCAGTAACCGAATCGCAAGGACGTATCCAGACTTCGGCGGCTGGCGTGATCGTGTTCCCGGAAGCCGAGGATGACGATGATGAAATCGACATCGACGCCAAGGACCTGAAAATCGATATCTTCATGAGCTCCGGCCCCGGTGGGCAATCCGTGAACACCACCTATTCCGCCGTGCGCATGACGCATATTCCCACGGGAATCGTGGTCAGCATGCAGGATCAGAAATCGCAGATTCAGAACCGTCAGGCGGCCCTGCGGGTGCTGAAATCGCGTCTGCTGGCCATGAAGCATGAGCAGGATGCGGCCGAAGCGGCCGACATGCGCCACTCACAGGTGCGCTCCCTCGACCGTTCGGAACGTATACGCACCTATAACTTCCCCGAAAACCGCATCGTCGACCATCGCACCGGGTACAAGGCCTACAACCTCGATCAGGTGCTTGACGGCGATTTGCAGGAGGTTATCAACTCCGACATCGCAGCCGACGAAGCGGAAAGACTCGAAAAGCAGCGGTGA
- the guaB gene encoding IMP dehydrogenase, with translation METFTAKNSDSPYSPVPPMFEKLGLAYDDVLLLPNESDVIPSEVDTTSRLTRDITVKSPVLSAAMDTVTEAQMAIAMARNGGIGVLHRNLSIEDQANQVDVVKRSESGMISDPLTVTPDATLTDLDKLCAAYHVSGLPVVDNDDRLVGIITNRDMRFVNAEDYDRLKVRDIMTKEGLITGPANISKEDAHKLLAQNKVEKLPLVDDNGKLAGLITVKDFVKTEQYPDATKDDQGRLRVAAGVGFFGDAWQRITALADAGVDVLVVDTAHGHAKLMLDMIKRIKADHAFDGVQIMGGNIATREGAQALIDAGVDAVKVGVGPGSICTTRVVAGVGVPQLTAVYDSSLACRAAGIPLVADGGIHYSGDIAKALVAGADTVMLGGLLAGTDEAPGEKVLLHGKQYKVYRGMGSLGAMAPRGKKSYSKDRYFQADVTSNDKVIPEGVEGEVPYRGPLNYVLYELVGGLHQTMFYTGARTIDELKAKGRFIRITDAGLRESHPHDIVMTKEAPNYTGFHD, from the coding sequence ATGGAAACTTTTACTGCGAAAAATTCCGATTCCCCATATTCCCCAGTCCCGCCAATGTTCGAGAAGCTCGGTTTGGCATATGATGACGTGTTGCTGCTTCCCAATGAATCAGACGTCATCCCCTCGGAGGTCGACACCACCTCTCGTCTGACCAGGGACATCACGGTCAAGTCCCCGGTGCTTTCAGCCGCCATGGATACCGTGACCGAAGCCCAGATGGCGATTGCCATGGCACGCAATGGGGGCATTGGCGTGCTGCATCGCAATCTCAGCATCGAAGACCAGGCCAACCAGGTCGATGTGGTCAAGCGCAGCGAATCGGGTATGATTTCGGATCCGCTCACCGTCACGCCGGACGCCACGCTTACCGATTTGGACAAGCTGTGCGCCGCGTACCACGTTTCAGGACTCCCTGTCGTCGACAACGACGACCGTCTGGTGGGCATCATCACGAACCGTGACATGCGCTTCGTGAATGCCGAGGACTATGACCGTCTCAAGGTTCGCGACATCATGACCAAAGAGGGATTGATCACCGGACCTGCCAACATCTCCAAAGAGGACGCGCACAAACTTCTGGCTCAGAATAAGGTCGAGAAGCTTCCGCTGGTCGATGACAACGGCAAACTCGCCGGTCTGATCACCGTCAAGGATTTCGTCAAGACCGAGCAATACCCGGACGCCACCAAGGACGATCAGGGTAGGTTGCGCGTCGCCGCAGGCGTCGGTTTCTTCGGTGATGCATGGCAGCGTATTACGGCGCTGGCCGATGCCGGTGTCGATGTGCTGGTGGTCGATACCGCCCACGGCCATGCCAAACTGATGCTCGATATGATTAAGCGCATCAAGGCCGATCACGCCTTCGACGGTGTGCAGATTATGGGTGGCAACATCGCGACGCGCGAAGGCGCCCAGGCGCTTATTGATGCCGGTGTCGATGCGGTCAAGGTCGGCGTAGGCCCGGGTTCCATATGCACGACCCGCGTGGTCGCCGGTGTAGGTGTGCCTCAGCTTACTGCGGTCTACGATTCCAGCCTGGCCTGCCGCGCAGCAGGCATTCCTCTGGTCGCAGACGGTGGCATTCACTACTCGGGCGATATCGCCAAGGCGCTCGTCGCTGGTGCCGATACCGTGATGCTCGGTGGTCTGCTGGCAGGAACCGATGAAGCCCCGGGAGAGAAGGTGCTCCTGCATGGCAAGCAGTACAAGGTCTACCGCGGCATGGGTTCGCTCGGCGCCATGGCTCCACGAGGAAAGAAGAGCTATTCGAAGGACCGGTACTTCCAGGCCGATGTGACCAGCAATGACAAGGTCATCCCGGAGGGTGTCGAAGGCGAAGTGCCATATCGCGGTCCTCTGAACTATGTGCTGTATGAACTCGTCGGTGGTCTGCACCAGACGATGTTCTACACGGGCGCACGCACCATTGATGAACTCAAGGCCAAGGGACGCTTCATCCGCATCACCGATGCAGGTCTGCGCGAATCCCACCCCCATGACATCGTCATGACCAAGGAAGCCCCGAATTACACCGGTTTCCATGACTGA
- the rpmE gene encoding 50S ribosomal protein L31 → MKQGIHPEYHAVEVLCSCGNSFVTRSTAAGDHMTVDVCSKCHPFYTGKQKILDTGGRVARFEARYGKKNK, encoded by the coding sequence ATGAAGCAGGGTATCCATCCTGAATATCACGCAGTAGAAGTGCTGTGCTCATGCGGCAACAGCTTCGTTACGCGCTCCACTGCAGCAGGCGATCATATGACCGTCGACGTCTGCTCGAAGTGCCATCCCTTCTATACCGGCAAGCAGAAGATTCTCGACACGGGTGGCCGCGTCGCACGCTTCGAAGCTCGCTACGGTAAGAAGAACAAGTAG
- a CDS encoding L-threonylcarbamoyladenylate synthase, with product MTGDESERVRALSPETLALATKLVKRGEVVVIPTDTVYGIACDPFSEQAIEKIFQAKRRPHTKALQVLLPSVESIAELSLKLPTPLEVLAEAFLPGAFSPICEAQEECGLATVHEDGALRTQGVRVPDSEASRRVLQATGPVAASSANISGMPSAQTAQEAYAQLGDSVALYVDAGPTPGPVASTVVEADCAGEDGIRILRVGVIPETAVRKVLHDNTGLGDAMPCHTEETGNARA from the coding sequence ATGACAGGTGACGAGTCCGAACGGGTGCGTGCATTGAGCCCAGAGACGTTGGCATTGGCCACGAAGCTGGTTAAGCGCGGAGAGGTTGTCGTTATTCCGACCGATACCGTATACGGCATCGCATGCGACCCTTTCAGCGAGCAGGCAATAGAGAAGATATTCCAGGCGAAGCGGCGTCCGCATACCAAAGCGCTGCAGGTGCTGTTGCCATCGGTGGAGTCGATCGCGGAGCTGTCTCTGAAACTTCCCACACCGCTTGAAGTGCTTGCCGAAGCCTTTCTCCCGGGCGCGTTTTCTCCTATCTGTGAGGCTCAGGAGGAATGCGGACTTGCCACGGTGCATGAAGACGGGGCATTGCGCACGCAGGGTGTGCGAGTCCCCGATTCCGAAGCATCCAGACGAGTGTTGCAGGCGACCGGTCCCGTCGCTGCTTCCAGCGCGAACATATCAGGTATGCCCAGTGCACAGACGGCCCAGGAGGCGTATGCGCAACTGGGGGATTCGGTGGCTTTGTATGTTGATGCTGGTCCGACACCCGGTCCGGTTGCGTCGACGGTGGTGGAAGCCGATTGCGCGGGGGAGGACGGCATCAGAATACTGCGCGTCGGCGTGATTCCCGAAACGGCTGTACGCAAGGTCTTGCATGACAACACCGGTCTGGGCGATGCGATGCCCTGTCATACCGAAGAAACAGGGAACGCAAGGGCATGA
- a CDS encoding SDR family NAD(P)-dependent oxidoreductase has protein sequence MSNTVVITGGVSGIGLSASQLFLSRGWNVVMADFNDTLGQDVHMQLSTQYGADRMAFHQCDVSDADSVNSLAEAAYQQFGHVDSVINNAGIFAKGAVHELDESTWDRVMATDVKSIFLTTKAFVPAMIERKSGTIVNTASISGLQGDYNMAVYNAAKGAVVNLVRAMALDYGKYGIRVNNVNPGPTLTPMFKSNPESVIDEFAQASPLGRLVEPDDVARTMFFLASDESAPITGENIPVSAGFEIYSGQPVQQ, from the coding sequence ATGAGCAACACAGTCGTAATCACCGGCGGAGTATCGGGTATCGGGTTGAGCGCTTCACAGCTGTTCCTATCCAGGGGATGGAACGTCGTGATGGCTGATTTCAATGACACGCTGGGGCAGGATGTGCACATGCAGCTGTCAACGCAGTACGGTGCGGACCGGATGGCGTTCCACCAATGTGACGTTTCCGACGCCGATTCCGTGAACAGCCTGGCAGAAGCCGCCTATCAGCAGTTCGGGCACGTCGACAGCGTCATCAACAACGCCGGCATCTTCGCCAAAGGTGCGGTGCATGAACTCGATGAAAGCACCTGGGATAGAGTCATGGCCACCGACGTGAAATCAATCTTCCTGACTACCAAGGCTTTCGTACCGGCCATGATTGAGCGAAAGTCGGGGACCATCGTCAACACCGCATCCATCTCCGGTCTTCAGGGCGATTACAACATGGCCGTCTACAACGCTGCGAAAGGTGCCGTCGTCAATCTGGTGCGCGCCATGGCTCTCGATTACGGGAAATACGGCATCCGGGTGAACAACGTGAATCCCGGACCGACGCTGACGCCGATGTTCAAAAGCAATCCGGAATCGGTTATCGATGAATTCGCCCAGGCCAGCCCTCTCGGCAGATTGGTCGAACCGGACGATGTTGCGAGAACCATGTTTTTCCTGGCATCGGATGAATCCGCGCCGATCACCGGTGAGAACATACCGGTTTCCGCAGGTTTCGAGATATACAGCGGACAACCGGTTCAGCAGTAA
- a CDS encoding PIF1 family DEAD/DEAH box helicase, whose protein sequence is MRQSEALTILKAGANVFLTGAPGAGKTYVLNEFISGARRSDADVAVTASTGIASTHINGQTIHSWSGLGVATCLSEQLLKRIRTRRKRQISGTDVLVIDEVSMMHAWLFDMVDEVCRSIRHSPEPFGGLQVVLSGDFFQLPPVSRSGRNTDMLMPSEEFERSRQRYVEAGKDPEGFITESLVWDALNPVICYLTEQHRQDDGQLLTVLTDIREGSVSQEDHDVLASRLGKTPAEDEVSVNLFPVNRQADSLNDLRLSQIADTPHQYHAESAGSAQLVERLKKNMLAPEQLTLKTGAAVMALRNDQDHQYVNGSIGKVRGFVQENKGGWPIVEFENGNIVTMKPASWEMMDGDQVLASVNQVPLRCAWAITIHKSQGMTLDRAVMDLRRTFAPGMGYVALSRVEALDGLYLRGINEHAFMVSPDAVYLDSRLRDDSRAACARLAGEGSASFSKVALEQQEDEFTQGDLF, encoded by the coding sequence ATGCGGCAATCAGAAGCGTTGACCATTCTCAAGGCAGGAGCCAATGTGTTCCTTACCGGTGCCCCGGGTGCCGGCAAGACCTACGTGTTGAACGAATTCATCAGCGGTGCGAGGCGTTCCGACGCTGATGTGGCTGTGACCGCATCTACAGGCATCGCCTCCACGCATATCAACGGACAGACCATCCACTCATGGAGCGGACTGGGCGTGGCGACCTGTTTGAGTGAACAGCTGCTCAAACGGATACGTACCAGGCGCAAGAGGCAGATATCTGGAACCGACGTGCTTGTCATCGATGAGGTCTCGATGATGCATGCGTGGCTGTTCGACATGGTCGATGAGGTTTGCAGGAGCATACGGCACAGTCCCGAGCCCTTTGGCGGCCTGCAAGTGGTGCTTTCGGGTGATTTCTTCCAGCTGCCCCCGGTCAGCCGCTCAGGGCGCAACACCGATATGCTGATGCCCAGCGAGGAGTTCGAACGTTCCAGGCAGCGGTATGTCGAGGCAGGCAAGGACCCGGAGGGCTTCATCACGGAATCCCTGGTCTGGGATGCGCTGAACCCCGTTATCTGCTATCTCACCGAGCAGCACCGTCAGGATGACGGACAGCTGCTCACCGTGCTTACCGACATCAGGGAGGGTTCGGTCAGTCAGGAGGACCATGACGTTCTGGCCTCTCGCCTGGGCAAGACACCCGCCGAGGATGAGGTATCGGTTAATCTCTTCCCCGTCAATCGGCAGGCCGACAGTCTCAACGACCTGAGACTCTCGCAGATAGCGGACACGCCTCACCAATACCATGCCGAATCGGCCGGTTCCGCTCAGCTGGTCGAACGACTGAAGAAGAACATGCTCGCACCCGAGCAGTTGACGTTGAAAACAGGTGCCGCAGTGATGGCTCTGCGCAATGACCAGGACCACCAGTATGTCAACGGTTCGATAGGCAAAGTGAGAGGCTTCGTCCAGGAAAACAAGGGTGGTTGGCCGATTGTCGAGTTCGAGAACGGCAATATCGTCACGATGAAGCCGGCATCCTGGGAAATGATGGATGGAGATCAGGTGCTTGCCTCGGTGAATCAGGTGCCGCTGAGATGTGCCTGGGCCATCACAATCCACAAATCACAGGGCATGACGCTTGACCGTGCGGTTATGGATTTGCGCAGAACCTTCGCTCCCGGCATGGGCTATGTGGCTCTATCTCGTGTGGAGGCGCTCGACGGGCTGTATCTCAGAGGCATCAACGAGCACGCATTCATGGTTTCTCCCGACGCTGTCTATCTTGATTCCAGGCTTCGTGATGATTCGCGTGCCGCATGCGCGAGACTCGCGGGGGAGGGAAGCGCGTCGTTCAGCAAAGTTGCCCTGGAGCAACAGGAGGACGAATTCACCCAGGGTGACCTGTTCTAG
- the orn gene encoding oligoribonuclease: MSNSEDLTLSAEDSRLIWIDCEMTGLDIFHDELCEVSVVPTDFNMKVLDSGIDLVIKPSDESLAQMNDFVRHMHTSSGLVEEMKQGLALAEAQRQVIEYVTPFLPKTGKAHLAGNSVGSDKKFLDRFMPDLMAKLHYRVIDVSTLKELSRRWYPAVYSNKPEKHGGHRALADIIESIDELRYYREAFFAPTPGPDDQKSKDIAAQVESTSLLRSYEAEGAPVEDASTPEKIDY, from the coding sequence ATGTCCAATTCAGAGGATCTGACGCTCAGCGCGGAGGACTCAAGGCTTATTTGGATCGACTGCGAGATGACGGGTCTGGATATTTTCCACGACGAGCTGTGCGAAGTGTCGGTCGTGCCCACGGACTTCAACATGAAGGTGCTGGATTCGGGCATCGATCTGGTCATCAAACCATCCGACGAATCGCTTGCCCAGATGAACGACTTCGTGCGTCACATGCACACCTCATCGGGTCTGGTCGAAGAGATGAAGCAGGGTCTTGCCCTGGCTGAGGCGCAGCGTCAGGTCATCGAGTACGTCACCCCCTTCCTGCCCAAAACCGGCAAGGCGCATCTGGCGGGAAACTCGGTCGGTTCGGACAAAAAATTCCTGGACCGTTTTATGCCTGACCTGATGGCGAAGCTGCATTACCGCGTGATTGACGTGAGCACCCTCAAGGAGCTGTCGCGTCGCTGGTATCCTGCGGTGTACAGCAATAAGCCCGAAAAGCATGGCGGTCATCGCGCATTGGCGGACATCATCGAGTCCATTGACGAGCTTCGCTATTACCGCGAGGCATTTTTCGCGCCGACGCCAGGTCCCGATGACCAGAAATCCAAAGACATCGCCGCTCAGGTCGAATCCACAAGCCTCCTGCGCAGCTATGAGGCAGAGGGAGCGCCCGTCGAAGACGCCTCGACCCCTGAAAAAATCGATTACTAA